A single region of the Roseivivax sp. THAF197b genome encodes:
- a CDS encoding gamma-glutamylcyclotransferase, with product MPRYFLYGTLLHAPLFEVVAQDALAGEAAELSGYGVDWVRDAAYPVIHADPARVAKGRLIEAGADMAARLDFYEAGFGYRAETRQVETANGPVEAWVYFPDHDADPGAPFDLEDWATRWGAIATGAAEEIMARHGRETGKEAHALWPVFAARAWGRQMAQNAAPTTLRTAMSRDDIRHFAHEPGGWDGFFRLRRFSVQYSEYRGGVSERLTREAFCAFDAALVLPYDPVTDQVLLIEQFRYGPLMRDDPAPWVLEPIAGLIDAGEDPAETARREASEEAQLDIEDVRLMVKVYASPGYSTEFFHCFLGLADLSGRDTVHAGLDEENEDIRSHVISFDRAMELVETGEINAGPLAMMLLWLARERPGLRAAA from the coding sequence GTGCCGCGCTACTTTCTCTACGGCACATTGCTGCACGCGCCATTGTTCGAGGTGGTGGCCCAAGACGCGCTGGCCGGAGAGGCGGCGGAATTGTCGGGATATGGCGTCGATTGGGTGCGCGACGCGGCCTATCCCGTGATCCATGCCGATCCCGCGCGCGTGGCAAAGGGCCGTCTGATCGAGGCGGGGGCGGACATGGCCGCGCGGCTCGACTTCTACGAGGCGGGCTTTGGCTACCGGGCCGAGACGCGGCAGGTCGAGACGGCGAATGGCCCGGTCGAGGCCTGGGTGTATTTCCCCGATCACGATGCCGATCCTGGGGCTCCGTTCGATCTGGAGGATTGGGCCACGCGCTGGGGCGCCATCGCGACCGGCGCGGCCGAGGAAATCATGGCGCGGCACGGGCGCGAGACCGGAAAAGAGGCACATGCGCTCTGGCCGGTTTTCGCAGCCCGCGCCTGGGGCCGCCAGATGGCGCAGAATGCAGCACCGACCACGCTGCGCACGGCGATGTCGCGCGATGACATCCGCCATTTCGCCCATGAGCCGGGCGGTTGGGACGGGTTTTTCCGCCTGCGCCGGTTCTCCGTGCAATATTCCGAGTATCGCGGCGGGGTATCGGAGCGGCTCACGCGGGAGGCGTTCTGCGCCTTCGATGCGGCGCTCGTGCTGCCTTACGATCCCGTGACCGACCAGGTCCTGCTAATCGAGCAGTTTCGCTACGGCCCGCTGATGCGCGACGATCCCGCCCCGTGGGTGCTGGAGCCCATCGCGGGGCTGATCGATGCTGGCGAGGACCCGGCGGAGACCGCGCGCCGCGAGGCCAGCGAGGAGGCGCAGCTCGATATCGAGGATGTGCGCCTGATGGTGAAGGTCTACGCCTCACCCGGCTATTCCACGGAATTTTTCCACTGTTTCCTGGGTCTTGCGGATCTGTCCGGGCGCGACACGGTGCATGCGGGGCTCGACGAGGAGAACGAGGATATCCGCAGCCATGTCATCTCGTTCGACCGGGCCATGGAGCTGGTGGAGACGGGCGAGATCAATGCAGGCCCGCTCGCGATGATGCTGCTGTGGTTGGCGCGCGAGCGACCAGGCTTGCGGGCAGCGGCCTAG
- a CDS encoding cysteine synthase A, with amino-acid sequence MRIAKDLADAVGRTPLIRLRQASEATGCDIYGKAEFMNPGQSVKDRAALYIIRDAVKRGLLEPGGTIVEGTAGNTGIGLALVGASLGFKTVIVIPETQSQEKKDMLRLAGAELVEVPAAPYKNPNNYVRYSGRLAEELAKTEPHGAIWANQFDNVANRQAHIETTGPEIWEQTSGRVDGFICAAGSGGTVAGVGMALQPKGVKVGLADPEGAGLLKLYTGEENPGDSITEGIGQGRITANLEGFTPDFTCRIPDSEALPIVYDLLQHEGLVMGGSTGVNVAGAMAMAREMGPGHTIVTILCDFGNRYQSKLFNPDFLTAKGLPVPPWMDRAPASIPGVFEDT; translated from the coding sequence ATGCGCATTGCCAAGGACCTCGCCGACGCGGTCGGCCGCACCCCACTGATCCGGCTCCGCCAGGCCAGCGAGGCGACGGGCTGCGATATCTATGGCAAGGCCGAATTCATGAATCCCGGCCAGTCCGTGAAGGACCGGGCCGCCCTGTACATCATCCGCGACGCGGTGAAGCGCGGACTGCTGGAGCCCGGCGGCACCATCGTCGAGGGCACGGCGGGCAATACCGGCATCGGCCTCGCGCTTGTCGGGGCATCGCTCGGCTTCAAGACGGTCATCGTCATCCCCGAGACGCAGAGCCAGGAAAAGAAGGACATGCTGCGCCTTGCAGGCGCGGAGCTCGTGGAGGTGCCCGCAGCACCCTACAAGAACCCCAACAATTACGTGCGCTATTCCGGTCGCCTCGCCGAGGAGCTGGCCAAGACCGAACCCCATGGCGCGATCTGGGCCAACCAGTTCGACAACGTGGCCAACCGGCAGGCGCATATCGAGACGACCGGCCCCGAGATCTGGGAGCAGACATCGGGCCGCGTCGACGGGTTCATCTGTGCGGCCGGATCGGGCGGCACGGTGGCGGGCGTGGGCATGGCGCTGCAGCCCAAGGGCGTGAAAGTGGGCCTTGCCGATCCCGAAGGCGCGGGGCTTCTGAAGCTTTATACCGGTGAGGAAAACCCGGGCGACTCGATCACCGAAGGCATCGGGCAGGGACGGATCACCGCCAATCTCGAAGGCTTCACGCCCGATTTCACCTGCCGCATTCCCGACAGCGAAGCGCTGCCCATCGTCTATGACCTCCTGCAGCACGAAGGCCTTGTGATGGGCGGCTCCACCGGCGTGAACGTCGCGGGGGCGATGGCCATGGCGCGCGAGATGGGGCCGGGGCACACCATCGTCACCATCCTGTGCGACTTCGGCAATCGTTACCAATCGAAGCTCTTCAACCCCGACTTCCTGACCGCCAAGGGCCTGCCTGTTCCGCCTTGGATGGACCGGGCACCGGCCTCCATTCCGGGCGTCTTCGAGGATACATGA
- a CDS encoding DUF3772 domain-containing protein, protein MKPLARWLVQAALVLCLWTGAALAQGSDAGGSDGGNAGGEAQSSEAVSEASPSGPRPEIDFDLWNNVASRVENTLAEGNATIPQLEELRSEVAAFRERLNSQQNMESERISTLQSQIDALGPVPEEGASEAEEIAQRRAELTSQLEAAQAPIVAAEEAFTRADGIIREIDATIRTRATEKLFSRGPTPINPALWPEAVEAVLSSGVGFLTETDREIARGLLSTNEVNVPLAVFLGVVGLILLLKGRHWAERGAAWLRNATSRRGTGVWRTLASFGMVVLPLSGIIAIAYGAQMTGYAGPRGQLLLERLPIWVGIFVYIRWLAQQTFSTDEDEATLPLESSRRKEARYYFGALAALMILSGVIVTFSRADVYTDGVRAVLSFAIVTFASLLLFRLGTIFRHAKLEGDSEDGAEEDRHDTMHFRLRLVRFFGRVLTLSAIAAPIFSAAGLQEVAQTLTFPMIATMVLAGTILVLLRFIGELYKLIAGVSPQESNSLVPVFAGFVLILSSIPVLALIWGARVADLTELWNTFLSGFEIGDSVISPADFLSFILVFMVGFAVTRGTQAGLRSSVLPKTRMDIGGQNAIVAGVGYLGIFLAALIAFTTAGIDLSSLAIVAGALSVGIGFGLQNIVSNFVSGIILLIERPIGEGDWIAVGDNMGFVKDISVRSTRIETFDRFDVIVPNSDLVSGTVTNYTRGNTLGRLILPVKVAYGSDTRKVESTLLSIARAHPIVIMNPAPYVLFAGFGDDGLEFEIRVILSDILEIFDVQTEMNHQIAERFAEEGIRIPIPQRDLWLRNPETLREGEVDSSGRPAEERAFASDDQSPQSMADKKPLPDNVARSTGGADPDGE, encoded by the coding sequence ATGAAACCGCTGGCGCGCTGGCTGGTTCAAGCTGCTCTGGTCCTGTGTCTCTGGACCGGGGCGGCGCTTGCGCAAGGCTCGGACGCGGGTGGTTCCGACGGGGGCAATGCGGGCGGCGAGGCGCAATCCTCCGAAGCGGTCAGCGAAGCGTCGCCCTCCGGGCCGCGCCCGGAGATCGATTTCGACCTGTGGAACAATGTCGCCAGCCGCGTCGAGAATACGCTCGCGGAGGGCAATGCCACGATCCCGCAACTCGAAGAGCTGCGCTCCGAGGTTGCGGCCTTCCGCGAACGGCTGAACTCCCAGCAGAACATGGAATCCGAGCGCATCTCGACGCTGCAATCGCAGATCGACGCGCTCGGTCCCGTCCCCGAAGAGGGCGCCAGCGAGGCCGAGGAGATCGCCCAGCGGCGCGCTGAGCTGACCAGCCAGCTCGAAGCCGCTCAGGCGCCGATCGTGGCCGCGGAGGAGGCCTTCACCCGCGCCGATGGCATCATCCGCGAGATTGACGCCACCATCCGTACGCGGGCGACCGAGAAGCTGTTCAGCCGTGGCCCGACACCAATCAATCCCGCGCTTTGGCCCGAAGCGGTGGAGGCGGTGCTGTCCTCGGGCGTGGGCTTTCTGACCGAGACCGACCGGGAGATCGCGCGCGGTCTCTTGTCGACCAACGAAGTGAATGTGCCGCTTGCGGTATTCCTGGGCGTCGTCGGCCTCATTCTGCTGCTCAAGGGGCGACATTGGGCGGAGCGGGGCGCGGCGTGGCTGCGCAATGCGACCTCGCGGCGGGGCACCGGCGTGTGGCGCACGCTGGCCTCCTTCGGAATGGTCGTGCTGCCCTTGAGCGGAATCATCGCGATTGCCTACGGCGCGCAGATGACGGGCTATGCCGGGCCGCGCGGACAGCTCCTGCTTGAACGGCTGCCGATCTGGGTCGGCATCTTCGTCTATATCCGCTGGCTCGCGCAGCAGACCTTCTCGACAGACGAGGACGAGGCCACGCTGCCGCTTGAATCCTCACGCCGGAAAGAGGCGCGGTACTATTTCGGGGCGCTTGCGGCGCTGATGATCCTGAGCGGCGTGATCGTCACCTTCTCGCGTGCGGATGTCTACACCGACGGGGTCCGCGCGGTTCTGAGCTTCGCCATCGTCACCTTCGCGTCGCTTTTGCTGTTCCGCCTCGGCACGATCTTCCGCCACGCCAAACTGGAAGGCGACAGCGAGGACGGCGCGGAAGAGGATCGCCACGACACGATGCATTTCCGTCTGCGTCTCGTGCGGTTCTTCGGGCGGGTTCTGACGCTGAGCGCGATTGCCGCGCCGATCTTTTCCGCCGCCGGGTTGCAGGAGGTCGCGCAGACGCTGACCTTCCCCATGATCGCGACCATGGTGCTCGCGGGTACGATCCTCGTGCTGCTGCGCTTCATCGGGGAGCTTTACAAGCTCATCGCGGGCGTCTCGCCACAGGAGAGCAATTCGCTCGTTCCGGTCTTTGCGGGCTTCGTCCTGATCCTCTCCTCGATCCCCGTTCTGGCCCTGATCTGGGGCGCGCGGGTGGCCGACCTCACGGAGCTGTGGAACACGTTCCTTTCGGGCTTCGAGATCGGCGACAGCGTTATCTCTCCGGCAGATTTCCTGTCCTTCATCCTCGTCTTCATGGTGGGCTTCGCGGTCACGCGCGGCACGCAGGCGGGGCTTCGCTCCAGCGTGCTGCCGAAGACGCGGATGGATATCGGCGGGCAGAACGCGATCGTTGCGGGCGTGGGCTATCTGGGGATTTTCCTCGCGGCCCTGATCGCCTTCACCACCGCCGGGATCGACCTGTCGTCGCTCGCCATCGTGGCAGGTGCGTTGTCGGTGGGCATCGGTTTTGGCCTGCAAAACATCGTGTCGAACTTCGTCTCAGGCATCATCCTGCTGATCGAGCGGCCCATCGGCGAGGGGGACTGGATCGCGGTCGGCGACAACATGGGCTTCGTGAAGGATATCTCCGTCCGCTCCACGCGGATCGAGACCTTCGACCGCTTCGACGTGATCGTGCCCAACTCGGACCTCGTGTCGGGCACGGTGACGAATTACACGCGCGGCAACACGCTGGGGCGTCTGATCCTGCCGGTGAAGGTGGCTTACGGCTCTGACACGCGGAAGGTCGAATCTACGCTGCTGTCCATTGCGCGCGCACATCCCATCGTGATCATGAACCCCGCGCCTTACGTCCTGTTCGCAGGGTTCGGGGATGACGGGCTGGAATTCGAGATCCGGGTGATCCTCAGCGATATCCTCGAGATCTTCGACGTGCAGACCGAGATGAACCACCAGATCGCCGAGCGTTTCGCCGAAGAGGGCATCCGCATTCCGATCCCGCAGCGCGACCTGTGGCTGCGCAATCCCGAAACCTTGCGCGAGGGCGAGGTCGACAGCAGCGGCAGACCGGCAGAAGAGCGGGCCTTCGCAAGCGACGATCAATCGCCGCAAAGCATGGCGGACAAGAAGCCGTTGCCCGACAACGTCGCGCGCAGCACCGGCGGCGCTGACCCCGACGGAGAATGA
- a CDS encoding alanyl-tRNA editing protein, with the protein MTTPLFRDDAYLREAEARVTALTGEGGIVCDASVFYPTGGGQPGDSGTLRWEGGEIEIATAVKGEGDSIVLVPSEPRSLPPEGARVTQSLDWGRRYAHMRIHTALHLLSVVIPLPVTGGQIGAGKGRLDFLMPEPPEDKQAVEDALNALVTRDLPVSESWIDEAELDANPGLVKTMSVQPPRGAGRIRLVRIGEGADQVDLQPCGGTHVARTGEIGALRLGKIENKGKQNRRVQIVLGDGA; encoded by the coding sequence ATGACAACGCCTTTGTTTCGAGACGATGCCTATCTGCGCGAGGCGGAGGCCCGTGTGACCGCGCTGACCGGCGAGGGCGGCATTGTCTGCGATGCGTCGGTCTTCTACCCGACAGGCGGCGGACAGCCCGGCGACAGCGGCACCTTGCGCTGGGAGGGCGGCGAGATCGAGATCGCCACCGCCGTGAAGGGAGAGGGCGACAGCATCGTCCTGGTGCCATCGGAGCCGCGGAGCCTGCCGCCTGAAGGTGCCCGCGTCACGCAATCGCTCGATTGGGGGCGTAGGTACGCGCATATGCGCATCCACACGGCGCTGCACCTGCTCTCCGTGGTCATCCCGCTGCCCGTGACGGGCGGGCAGATCGGCGCGGGCAAGGGGCGGCTCGATTTCCTGATGCCGGAGCCGCCCGAGGACAAGCAGGCCGTTGAGGACGCGCTGAACGCACTTGTCACCCGCGACCTGCCGGTGTCGGAAAGCTGGATCGACGAGGCCGAGCTTGATGCCAATCCGGGGTTGGTGAAGACCATGTCGGTGCAGCCCCCGCGCGGTGCGGGGCGCATCCGGCTCGTGCGGATCGGCGAGGGGGCGGACCAAGTGGATCTGCAGCCCTGCGGCGGCACCCATGTGGCACGCACGGGCGAGATCGGCGCGCTGCGTCTGGGCAAGATCGAGAACAAGGGCAAACAGAACCGCCGCGTGCAGATCGTGCTGGGCGATGGCGCCTGA
- a CDS encoding DUF3883 domain-containing protein, which translates to MSNGPWTDEENDLIVADYFAMLADDIAGQRYNKAEHRRALIPLLKDRSEGSIEFKHQNISAVLKGLGEDWIPGYKPAFNFQMTLVDAVVRWLALNPAWLGRRSGARASTGLAEAAPIWIGPPPTLSNQPPPQELEQMLHIARKFDVAARDERNRVLGRAGEERVLAHERAALKSAGRDDLVRRVRWVSEEDGDGAGYDIASFAPNGRPRLIEVKTTNGWERTPFHISRNELAAAEERRSEWSLFRLWNFGREAKAFELHPPLDAHVSLTATSFQASFD; encoded by the coding sequence ATGTCGAATGGGCCCTGGACAGACGAAGAAAACGATCTGATCGTCGCTGATTACTTTGCGATGTTAGCCGATGATATTGCTGGACAACGCTATAACAAGGCCGAGCATCGACGGGCGCTTATTCCGTTGTTGAAAGATCGATCCGAGGGTTCGATCGAGTTTAAACATCAGAACATCAGCGCCGTGCTGAAGGGGCTAGGTGAGGACTGGATCCCAGGCTACAAGCCAGCCTTCAATTTCCAGATGACACTGGTGGATGCCGTGGTGCGCTGGCTAGCGTTGAACCCGGCGTGGCTTGGCCGCCGTTCGGGTGCAAGAGCGTCGACCGGCCTGGCCGAAGCCGCGCCAATCTGGATAGGGCCGCCGCCCACATTGTCGAACCAGCCGCCGCCGCAGGAGCTGGAGCAGATGCTGCACATCGCCCGAAAATTCGATGTAGCGGCGAGAGATGAGCGCAATCGCGTCCTCGGCCGTGCCGGTGAGGAGCGCGTCTTGGCGCACGAGCGAGCAGCCCTCAAATCAGCGGGACGCGACGACCTTGTGCGTAGAGTCCGGTGGGTGTCGGAGGAGGATGGCGATGGTGCTGGCTACGATATCGCCAGCTTCGCGCCGAACGGACGCCCACGTTTGATTGAGGTGAAAACAACGAATGGCTGGGAACGCACGCCTTTTCACATCAGTCGCAACGAATTGGCGGCGGCCGAGGAGCGGCGTTCTGAATGGTCACTTTTTCGCCTTTGGAACTTTGGACGCGAGGCAAAGGCGTTTGAATTGCACCCGCCGTTAGACGCGCACGTCTCGCTGACAGCTACTTCGTTTCAGGCCAGCTTTGATTGA
- a CDS encoding DegT/DnrJ/EryC1/StrS aminotransferase family protein — protein MTRWPVFDTEEIEAVANVLRSGKVNAWTGPDVAAFEEAYCAATGARHAIAMANGSVTLDAALHALDLQPGDEVIVTPRSYIASASCVMLAGGVPVFADIDRDSQNITPETIAPLIGPRTRGILPVHMAGWPCDMDGILDLARAHDLWVIEDCAQAHGAKIGDRHVGTMGSFGSLSFCQDKIISTGGEGGMLLCNDDALWSRAWSFKDHGKGHATVHAKDHPPGFRWLHDSGPGTNLRMPGPLAAIGRIQLGRLDATLAHRTRNATILAETLGQSHALRVPMPAAPFTHAYYRFYAFVRPAALASEWSRDRIIAEITEAGIPVFSGSCSEIYREATFRSRNLGPDQPLPVARELGETSLAFLVDTTWSHETIAALAETVRDIADAALSIKVQSKLA, from the coding sequence ATGACCCGATGGCCCGTCTTTGACACCGAAGAGATTGAAGCGGTCGCGAACGTTCTGCGCTCCGGCAAGGTCAATGCCTGGACCGGACCCGATGTGGCAGCCTTCGAGGAGGCCTATTGCGCCGCGACCGGGGCCCGGCACGCCATCGCCATGGCCAACGGGTCGGTGACGCTGGACGCGGCCCTGCACGCGCTGGACCTGCAGCCCGGAGACGAGGTCATCGTCACGCCGCGCAGCTACATCGCCTCCGCAAGCTGCGTCATGCTGGCAGGCGGCGTGCCGGTCTTTGCCGATATCGACCGTGACAGCCAGAACATCACGCCCGAAACCATCGCGCCCCTGATCGGTCCGCGCACCCGCGGCATCCTGCCCGTGCACATGGCGGGCTGGCCCTGCGACATGGACGGCATCCTCGATCTAGCCCGCGCGCATGATCTGTGGGTGATCGAGGATTGCGCCCAGGCCCATGGCGCGAAGATCGGCGACCGGCATGTGGGCACGATGGGCAGTTTCGGATCGCTCTCCTTCTGTCAGGACAAGATCATCTCAACGGGCGGCGAAGGGGGCATGTTGCTCTGCAATGACGACGCCCTCTGGTCGCGCGCCTGGAGCTTCAAGGACCACGGCAAGGGACACGCCACGGTCCATGCCAAGGACCACCCGCCGGGCTTCAGGTGGTTGCACGATTCCGGTCCCGGCACCAATCTGCGCATGCCCGGCCCCCTGGCCGCGATCGGGCGTATCCAGCTCGGACGTCTTGACGCGACCCTCGCCCACCGGACCCGCAACGCGACCATCCTCGCCGAGACGCTGGGGCAAAGCCACGCCCTGCGCGTGCCGATGCCGGCCGCGCCGTTCACCCATGCCTATTACCGCTTCTACGCCTTCGTGCGCCCCGCAGCCCTCGCCTCCGAATGGTCCCGCGACCGCATCATCGCCGAGATCACGGAGGCCGGCATCCCGGTCTTCTCGGGCAGTTGTTCGGAGATCTACCGCGAAGCCACGTTCCGCAGCCGCAATCTGGGCCCGGATCAGCCGCTTCCGGTGGCACGGGAGCTGGGCGAGACCAGCCTCGCCTTCCTCGTCGACACGACCTGGTCCCACGAGACGATCGCCGCCCTTGCCGAGACTGTGCGCGACATCGCGGACGCGGCGCTTTCAATCAAGGTTCAATCAAAGCTGGCCTGA
- a CDS encoding PIG-L deacetylase family protein, protein MISTLMSSTGPVLVIAPHPDDEVLGAGGTIARLARQGCDVHVAIVTRGQPPAFDAAQIARVKAEAEAAHAHLGITQTHWLDFPAAGLSEHPHAVLNGGLGSLVRALSPDLLLAPHPGDIHLDHQLTFLSSLVASRPHQSSYPATIAVYETLSETNWNAPYLTPPFIPNVFVDITDTLEAKLAAFQLFASQVHPAPHERSVEALRALATLRGATVHRPAAEGFVLVRSVC, encoded by the coding sequence ATGATCTCGACCCTCATGTCCAGCACCGGTCCGGTTCTCGTGATCGCGCCTCACCCGGATGACGAAGTCCTGGGCGCGGGCGGGACCATCGCGCGCCTCGCCCGGCAGGGATGCGACGTGCATGTGGCGATCGTGACGCGCGGGCAGCCGCCCGCTTTCGACGCGGCACAGATCGCGCGGGTGAAGGCCGAAGCCGAGGCCGCGCATGCCCATCTCGGAATCACGCAGACCCATTGGCTCGATTTTCCGGCGGCGGGATTGTCCGAGCATCCGCATGCCGTGCTGAACGGGGGGCTCGGATCGCTCGTGCGCGCGCTCTCTCCGGACCTGCTGCTCGCGCCGCATCCCGGCGATATCCATCTCGATCACCAGCTGACATTCCTGTCCTCGCTCGTGGCAAGCCGCCCGCATCAATCGAGCTACCCGGCCACGATCGCCGTCTACGAGACGCTGTCGGAGACCAACTGGAACGCGCCCTACCTGACGCCGCCCTTCATTCCCAATGTCTTCGTGGACATAACCGACACGCTCGAAGCCAAGCTGGCCGCGTTTCAGCTCTTCGCCAGTCAGGTCCATCCCGCCCCGCATGAACGCTCCGTCGAAGCGCTGCGCGCGCTCGCCACCCTGCGCGGCGCCACCGTTCACCGTCCGGCGGCCGAGGGCTTCGTTCTCGTCCGCTCCGTTTGCTGA
- a CDS encoding methionyl-tRNA formyltransferase, with product MKTVFVGAVEGSLEALSAICAQGHPPALVVTLPPELAKRHSDFADLAPVAAAFDIPVHYTTKSDSTETLDAIRAVAPDLVMVIGWSQICGPEFRAIPRIGCLGFHPSALPRLRGRGVIPWTVLLGETQSGSTIFWLGAGADDGPIAAQTLYDIDPETVTAREIYDRVQVALIEMLPPLLSRIAAGDIPSEPQPEDGISICARRRPEDGRIDWTRPAREIHRLIRAVGPPYPGAFTEAPDGTTLTVTDARIFPRDGYYIGLPGQVQAIDGTTFIVSCGDGRCLEILEWSGATLPPAMHSKLGKSAL from the coding sequence ATGAAGACGGTCTTTGTTGGTGCCGTCGAAGGCTCGCTCGAAGCGCTGAGCGCGATCTGCGCGCAGGGCCATCCCCCGGCGCTCGTCGTGACGCTTCCGCCCGAACTGGCCAAACGCCATTCCGACTTTGCCGATCTCGCCCCGGTGGCGGCCGCGTTCGACATCCCGGTCCATTACACGACCAAGAGTGATTCCACCGAGACGCTGGACGCCATTCGCGCGGTGGCGCCCGATCTCGTCATGGTCATCGGCTGGTCACAGATCTGCGGGCCGGAATTTCGCGCCATTCCCCGGATCGGCTGCCTCGGCTTCCATCCCTCCGCCCTGCCCCGTCTGCGGGGCCGCGGGGTGATCCCTTGGACCGTCCTTCTGGGCGAGACGCAATCCGGCAGCACGATCTTCTGGCTTGGTGCGGGTGCCGATGACGGGCCGATCGCGGCGCAGACACTTTATGATATAGACCCCGAAACCGTCACCGCGCGCGAGATCTACGACCGCGTTCAGGTCGCCCTGATCGAGATGCTGCCGCCGCTGCTGTCGCGGATCGCGGCCGGGGACATCCCATCGGAGCCGCAGCCCGAGGACGGGATCAGCATCTGTGCGCGCCGCAGGCCCGAGGACGGCCGGATCGACTGGACCCGCCCCGCCCGGGAGATCCACCGCCTGATCCGCGCCGTGGGTCCCCCGTATCCCGGTGCCTTCACGGAAGCTCCCGACGGCACGACGCTAACCGTCACCGATGCGCGGATCTTCCCCCGCGACGGCTATTACATCGGTCTGCCTGGGCAGGTGCAGGCGATTGATGGAACCACCTTCATTGTCTCTTGCGGCGATGGTCGCTGCCTCGAGATCCTCGAATGGAGCGGAGCCACGCTCCCGCCTGCCATGCACAGCAAGCTTGGAAAGAGTGCCCTATGA